A stretch of the Xiphias gladius isolate SHS-SW01 ecotype Sanya breed wild chromosome 21, ASM1685928v1, whole genome shotgun sequence genome encodes the following:
- the ptgis gene encoding prostacyclin synthase, which produces MLWTIFLLIIGLLILAFLYFRRTRQKNEPPLDKGFIPWLGHALDFGKDAAKFLARMKEKHGDIFTVRVAGHYVTVLLDPNSFDAVINDTVFLDFTRTRNQLLQRIFSLQLPSIKPTAERKWMEQHFQGLHLSKLSSSMNIHLRNLLLSDQKGFGPSEWRQDGLFSLCYSLLFRAGYLTLFERRDEAAAVYKEFRKFDSLLIKLARCSLKREESKTANSSRERLWELLSPSCLNGGSESSSWQQGYHHFLQEEGVDAEMQKRALLLQLWTTQCNAGPAAFWLLGFLLTHPEAMEAVKSEIRLLTLQDTSLQHPPINKLEARSTPVFDSVLSETLRLTAAVMINREVVQDKILRMANGQDYHLRQGDRVCLFPFLSPQMDPEIHQDPQIFKYDRFLNEDFTVKDKFYKDEKRLKYYHMPWGAGRNICVGKEFAVTAIKQFVFLLLTHLDVEMCDPEAKLPPVNSSRYGFGMLQPDGDLQVRYRLKRTQHET; this is translated from the exons ATGTTATGGACGATATTCTTACTGATTATTGGACTGCTTATACTAGCTTTCCTTTACTTCAGGCGCACAAG acagaaaaatgagcCACCTCTGGACAAAGGTTTTATTCCATGGTTGGGACATGCCCTTGATTTTGGAAAAGATGCTGCAAAGTTTTTGGCCcggatgaaagaaaaacatggggATATCTTCACA GTCCGTGTTGCTGGCCATTACGTGACAGTGCTGTTGGACCCAAACTCTTTCGATGCCGTGATAAATGACACAGTGTTCTTGGACTTCACCCGCACCAGAAACCAGCTCCTACAAAGGATCTTCAGTCTGCAGCTGCCAAGCATCAAGCCgacagcagagaggaaatggaTGGAACA gcATTTTCAAGGTCTGCATCTGTCCAAGCTCAGCAGTTCCATGAACATTCACCTTCGGAACCTGCTGCTGAGCGACCAGAAAGGCTTTGGCCCTTCAGAGTGGAGACAGGATGGGCTCTTTAGCCTATGTTACAGCCTCCTCTTCAG GGCTGGATATCTTACATTGTTTGAGAGGAGAGACGAGGCTGCAGCAGTCTACAAAGAGTTCCGCAAGTTTGACAGTCTCCTCATCAAACTGGCTCGCTGCTCACTCAAGCGAG AGGAAAGCAAAACAGCCAACTCATCCCGGGAGCGACTGTGGGAGCTGCTGTCCCCAAGCTGTCTGAACGGAGGGTCAGAGTCGAGCTCCTGGCAGCAGGGCTACCATCACTTCCTGCAGGAGGAAGGAGTAGATGCGGAAATGCAGAAAAGAGCTCTACTGTTGCAGCTGTGGACCACACAG tgtaACGCTGGACCTGCTGCCTTTTGGCTTCTTGGCTTCCTGCTCACTCACCCTGAGGCCATGGAGGCTGTCAAATCAGAGATCAGACTTCTTACTCTCCAGGACACTTCACTACAGCATCCCCCCATCAACAAGCTGGAAGCACGCAGCACACCAGTGTTTG ATAGCGTTCTGAGCGAGACCCTACGGCTCACCGCTGCGGTAATGATCAACAGAGAGGTGGTGCAGGATAAGATCCTGCGCATGGCCAATGGACAGGATTACCACCTCAGACAGGGGGACAGAGTGTGTCTGTTCCCTTTCCTCAGCCCTCAAATGGACCCAGAGATACACCAGGACCCACAG ATCTTCAAGTATGATCGCTTCTTAAATGAAGATTTTACAGTGAAGGATAAATTCTACAAGGATGAAAAAAGATTGAAGTACTACCACATGCCTTGGGGCGCAGGGAGAAACATCTGCGTTGGGAAAGAGTTTGCTGTTACAGCCATTAAACA ATTTGTGTTCTTGCTCTTGACCCATCTTGACGTGGAGATGTGTGACCCGGAGGCCAAACTGCCACCAGTTAATTCCAGTCGCTACGGTTTTGGGATGCTCCAGCCTGACGGAGATCTGCAGGTTCGGTACCGGCTGAAGAGGACACAACATGAAACGTGA